ACTTTTTCCGTTTTCATAACTTCCTATCAGCGCAGTTGTGCTATATCCATCCTGACTACCATCTCCACTTGTTCCATCGTACCAATTACAATAGTTGTTATACCATGTACTACTCCACGGATACATCCGTTGATCCGTTCCTCTAGCTGCCTTTTCCCACTCGGCTTCAGTAGGTAACCGTTTCCCCGCCCATTTTGCGTACGCATACGCTTCGTACCAACTAACTCCTACGACTGGTAAGTTCGGACCGTTTGTCGCGCTATAACCATAGGTACTGTCTACCCAATAAGACGGCTGAGTAACAGTACTTCCTTTCCATGCCCACCCTTCAGTTGTCCAATAGGATGAGTTTATGTATCCCCCTGAATCAATAAATAGTTTGTATTGCCCGTTGGTAACTTCGTATTTATCGATATAATATGCATTGAGATATACTGAATGAATTGGCTGTTCATTTGTATTCGAACTCGACCCCATTGTAAAATTCCCGGCTGGTATTGCAACCATTCCCGCGGGAGGACCACTGAACGCTTGTGTCGTCGCGTAAGTTTCTGCGCAATACGCTGAATTCCCTGCGGTATTAAACGCACGGACACGATAGTAGTACTGCGTACCCGCGGACAAACCTGTATTACTATACGTTATAACATTCGCGCTAACCATTCCGATACTGTTGTACGTCCCGCTGGAACCGGTTTTACGTTCTATAAAGAACCCATCTTCGTTAGTTGAGTTATCCGTCCAGGTAATGTTAATTTGGCTGGTTGATACTACTGTTAAATGTAAATTACCGGGTGCAACGGGAACATTACTCGTGTTATTCCCGTTATTCTCTGATGAATTACTATATTCCAGTATCTTGTTATTCAATGTTTTAGAGTCTTCCTTCACAGCGTTCATTAATCCGACGGAGAACCCACCGGCAAACACTGTTGGCACAAATAATAGTACCGTGAATAACCCTATCGCCAGGCACAACCGTCTTCCATAAAAACTGTGAATGTTCATAAACCATACAAGATTTGCCAACTCAATTAACGTAAGATCCGGTAAAACAATCATTTTCTTGTATTTTATATGTGTGTTTCGCAACTGTAATGCTTTATCAGTATCATTTTCACAAAAGTACCATTTCGCCACAACTGAAGTATCTAATACCTGCATCTCTTTTCTCTCCATTCGCGTATTATCCCAACCCCGCTTTTCCCATTCGCTTTCTTGCTCAAACGATATCTAATACTATCCATCTCTTTTATCACACGCTTCTTGTTTTTTGCAGCGCTATTTTCTGCAATAATATTCACTTGAACTTTAACACTATGATGAGGAAGCGTCCCAACTTCAACCGTAAACATTCCCGTGGGATCAAGAATCCCTTCCAACACTCGCGTCATTCGAACATCACCTCTTTTCTTATGCATATAAAACTCCATATTACGATGTTATACATAATACAAATTATTATTGTTTGTATCCAAGGTTTAAATATTTTTGTATCGACAATAGTATGGATAAAAGCATATACTAAATGTTATTGGTATGGATGATAAAGTGGATGTTCATCTTTATCTTCGGTCAGTTTTGGGTAATAATCGGCGTACTTTTCATGTTTTTCTAAGAACTCAAACTACTCGCCGCAAAATAACCCATTTATTGTCGTATTTCTTACTGCGTTTAACAGGTATGTTATCGCCTGGTGACGCGAACATTAGATGCGGCCCACGGCTTTCATTCCGCGTTTTTATACCATTCAATACTGCTTGCGCGGTTTGCAGGATATTCACGGATTCTACTGTAGAGACGAAGCCAATCATCCCGGGTTTCACGGTTTTATTCCCAATTTTTGCAGTCATTACTTTGTTAAGCCCCGCAATCCCTGCAATGACATCATCTTTTACACGGACAACACTCGCGGTGGAAGACATAAGTTCCCGCACCTGCTTTATCACTTTATCTGCAGGTACACCGCGGGATGATAAATATGCGTTACTAAACTTTTGTACGAACTGTTCTATATTTGAAGATACACTTTTCGAAGTTATAGTTTTCACTTTTCTCATACTTACCGCAGCATGAGTACCCGCGATTTTACCGAATACCTGCGTGTCAAGCAACGCATTACCCCCGGGACGGTTAGCTCCGTGCTGCCCCCCCGCGCATTCGCCGCACGCGTACAACCCGTTGACTGTGGTACGCCCGTGGATATCAATCTTAACCCCACCCTGGAAATGCTGGATTGCCGGCGCGATTTCTATTTTATCACCCTTCACTAAATCAATACCCCGACGGCGGAACCACTCCACGCTTTCGGGATTAATCTCCCTCAGCCTTGATAACGGCGACCTATCACGTTCCTCTGTGGTTACTGAACCCCGATGTTTAACTTCAGACTCATAGCGCAACTGCCACTTTTTGTCAAGAAGGTCAAACCTAAACCCTCTGGGGTTATGTGAGTACTCAAGAAAAACTTTTCTACCCTTCTGTATCTGCCGGTAGACCGCTATATCCACGAGCTTCGCTTCATCTTCATAAGATAACGGCCAACT
This region of Elusimicrobiota bacterium genomic DNA includes:
- a CDS encoding SUMF1/EgtB/PvdO family nonheme iron enzyme, with product MERKEMQVLDTSVVAKWYFCENDTDKALQLRNTHIKYKKMIVLPDLTLIELANLVWFMNIHSFYGRRLCLAIGLFTVLLFVPTVFAGGFSVGLMNAVKEDSKTLNNKILEYSNSSENNGNNTSNVPVAPGNLHLTVVSTSQINITWTDNSTNEDGFFIERKTGSSGTYNSIGMVSANVITYSNTGLSAGTQYYYRVRAFNTAGNSAYCAETYATTQAFSGPPAGMVAIPAGNFTMGSSSNTNEQPIHSVYLNAYYIDKYEVTNGQYKLFIDSGGYINSSYWTTEGWAWKGSTVTQPSYWVDSTYGYSATNGPNLPVVGVSWYEAYAYAKWAGKRLPTEAEWEKAARGTDQRMYPWSSTWYNNYCNWYDGTSGDGSQDGYSTTALIGSYENGKSPYGCYDMSGNVWEWCNDWYGDTYYSSSPSSNPAGPGTGVTRVLRGGSWSNSVTNCRSADRNTYNPLNRYNNLGFRCTK
- a CDS encoding FAD-binding protein, whose protein sequence is MNTKNLTCDVLVIGSGGAGIRAAIAAYETNQNLDIILATRGKLGKSGVTATACSDRMAFHATLKHTEPGGKNNWHHHAKDIYDIGGRVSSYALAKILAQNSADAYEYLDSLGVPFVKHNGKPHQFITDGSEYPRACYTGPYTANHIEAALVKKVKRTGVKVIEDCFIADLIVENNIIRGAWCIDEKTGELMGFNTSRIILATGGPGGVFGVNVYPDGMNGDGHGMALRAGAELVNMEFIQIGLCSIKTKLACSGSMMRAVPRIVDDRGVEFLHKYLSTDMLFNTVFRKGASWPLSYEDEAKLVDIAVYRQIQKGRKVFLEYSHNPRGFRFDLLDKKWQLRYESEVKHRGSVTTEERDRSPLSRLREINPESVEWFRRRGIDLVKGDKIEIAPAIQHFQGGVKIDIHGRTTVNGLYACGECAGGQHGANRPGGNALLDTQVFGKIAGTHAAVSMRKVKTITSKSVSSNIEQFVQKFSNAYLSSRGVPADKVIKQVRELMSSTASVVRVKDDVIAGIAGLNKVMTAKIGNKTVKPGMIGFVSTVESVNILQTAQAVLNGIKTRNESRGPHLMFASPGDNIPVKRSKKYDNKWVILRRVV